Proteins encoded together in one Halalkaliarchaeum sp. AArc-CO window:
- a CDS encoding IS5 family transposase produces MNLTTRFTEEMVSLAKSYCDDPDEAAAPEGGGSFAEYAMISLHGLRIFLDETYEMIIDRLEVMPPILEISGLEPDDLPHPSTLNKWLDRIVMQVWRVLLRHSAQLHDPSPHVAVDATYYERSPASKHYCDRTSYRVQTVEATKLVDTETQAILDVHCTTTREGSDADVCAQLARRYTGELQTLAADKGYDSQPLRETLREMGIRPLVKHRVFAPYDHAHNARIEDDLYNQRSMTETVNSSVKRSYGSAVRAREWYREFREIVLMCLVYNIKQYVTR; encoded by the coding sequence ATGAACCTCACCACCCGCTTCACTGAGGAAATGGTGTCGCTGGCCAAAAGTTATTGCGACGATCCCGACGAAGCTGCCGCCCCGGAAGGCGGCGGCAGCTTCGCGGAGTACGCGATGATTTCCCTCCACGGGCTGCGGATTTTCCTTGATGAGACCTACGAAATGATCATCGACCGGCTAGAGGTGATGCCGCCAATTTTGGAGATCAGCGGCCTTGAGCCCGATGATCTCCCGCATCCTTCGACGTTGAATAAGTGGCTTGATAGGATCGTGATGCAGGTCTGGCGAGTGCTGCTGCGCCACTCAGCGCAGCTGCACGATCCCTCGCCTCACGTTGCTGTTGACGCCACCTACTACGAGCGGTCACCGGCGAGCAAACACTACTGTGACCGCACGAGCTACCGGGTTCAGACGGTCGAAGCGACGAAGCTCGTCGACACAGAGACGCAAGCAATCTTAGACGTGCATTGTACGACCACGCGAGAAGGAAGCGATGCAGACGTCTGCGCGCAACTCGCCCGCCGGTACACGGGCGAGTTGCAGACCCTTGCCGCCGACAAAGGCTATGACAGCCAGCCATTACGTGAGACACTCCGTGAAATGGGCATACGTCCTCTCGTGAAACATCGCGTCTTCGCACCCTACGATCACGCACACAACGCGCGCATTGAAGACGATCTCTACAACCAGCGCTCAATGACCGAGACAGTCAACTCCTCGGTCAAGCGCTCGTACGGCTCTGCCGTCCGAGCGCGTGAATGGTACCGTGAGTTCCGCGAAATCGTCCTGATGTGTCTCGTCTACAACATCAAACAGTACGTAACCCGCTGA
- a CDS encoding NACHT domain-containing protein yields the protein MTENERTATESENMDASASTRRMAGAARGYTFQDVIAGACILSVFFEESQAITIESKLNEGDKFDDIILEQDGDIICIQVKNGPDHTLSSSDLTGSSGRGLDLSNLSESAEARVQAGEGTRFIALTSFGSETGPDIEFLDDSENITLFGELSFETDILADGRNEVDGEIVDIEFVLGVPGIGTATDEKVESLRNTELFERIVESVTSRLNIRENPEIDDPYSLTERAVNLARWARNQPVDVQRLDREEIIHRLKLFPSKQFAQQFELPEKYIRPRWTEELEEAFDDSDNRVLVEGSPGSGKSVGIELFHRSWEDSDDYRTLRFYLYVPEDADSLEKRRGDPEWFRHQLAAQIYDTFPEAFGEGTPAPVWTGTEDLQQYIDKVAQWAEQEEQQILFIIDGLDHALRQFGGTSATESAEGTVLEELGSLDFPNPLGLLMISREITEAHDILRVDNQIEVPRWSVEEIKEYLERKNIPPEDEFVRRVAEISGGLPVIISHLIRKAETQGEEVIEGLQSAIEDASHVDGELEQYYDTIWEPLEPYERDVVSLFALNPTGLREETIKSVVDFPYIQESTRLEGAPLAHILESTADGRFRVFHDSFRKFVEDQLDQEEITQGHERLYEYLFDQCIKFPQNLESLKYHAENGPGRSALKELATLENLLCWWQEGIHLDHLSKTLDLAFDVSLRDEDYFTAVDCILLGGVARNMLDIYMEDNSRLRYFAAQSDLGRALRLVDQIRGYEGGSKEAIEAMQIVARNWEDELERDWLAAWEEDYQRAEQPSWDPEAYFEVASEILEPQEFWKAAGEIRREDNGQHFPREVLAAVQNKPELLEGQPEPPEWLFENESVALEACEDLIHDLPEPWREELKENAPDYSDLSLAALHTLLRCGGAEDEIREVIENTELGEPIDDWGQGGSRFYEVYYTGSIVASLDESPEELLETIDRIAIEQPRFQKLLAMMGAATTRDSSTQSQRWVDATLEFLCRIFEEGHLVDSDVRYVDQFRYQQAVSDIAGAFRKVVKQGSEDQLSEAIQLNKEADFEDRTLETVSRYLTEAWEEVNTEALPDGIDERYENILKRPPSEEPPSRELMDLAVRAAKEGYDSRAENYVEVAVERCFRYGYRKDIFLNDVWKGLEDVADGQWDRHLGTAIQLINWANLLHDLTDGKETRHFEGVFLKSLLDADAVDYHTAEKYAEHNTTQRKLWNWRLENPDGMTAEELRSLIYVKETRIRSRRHSNRELPFFSKAAEVADNFGWDELVVKALHALNRGDYVRDGINSDREQRLRDLASQYDIEIPSDLDSDNGSSEFEGESVETESEDDRIHEILSQHSEEDPVSVESVEELTSEELLNAGELLQKDMVGSPRYNPAAAAPISRVLADRGNVDDAIELLENVIAERDLINSWLGGGRGRFEMVAEALLDINEERALQSVLNGWRMSRLDTQSYLSILPQLLWIVKQTEGEIAAEELFSHMMKWMRRLVWPYENHVQKWGVLESDEHSTR from the coding sequence ATGACTGAAAATGAGAGGACAGCTACTGAATCAGAAAACATGGATGCTTCCGCTAGTACCAGACGGATGGCTGGAGCTGCCAGAGGTTATACCTTCCAAGATGTTATAGCGGGCGCATGCATTCTGTCAGTCTTTTTTGAGGAGTCTCAGGCTATTACTATTGAATCGAAGCTCAACGAAGGAGACAAATTTGATGACATTATTCTGGAACAGGATGGTGACATAATCTGTATACAGGTGAAAAATGGTCCAGATCATACACTTTCATCCAGTGACCTTACCGGCTCAAGCGGCAGAGGGCTAGATCTTAGCAATCTATCCGAATCTGCAGAAGCTCGAGTCCAAGCAGGAGAAGGCACACGTTTCATAGCGCTAACCTCGTTTGGAAGTGAGACTGGCCCAGATATCGAATTTTTAGATGACTCTGAAAACATAACTCTGTTCGGCGAATTAAGCTTTGAAACGGACATATTAGCGGATGGTAGGAACGAGGTTGACGGAGAAATCGTTGATATTGAATTCGTTCTTGGAGTACCGGGAATAGGAACAGCTACTGATGAAAAGGTAGAATCGCTTCGCAATACGGAACTTTTCGAAAGAATAGTTGAAAGTGTTACCTCACGTCTAAATATCCGAGAGAATCCAGAAATCGATGATCCATATTCGCTAACGGAGAGGGCAGTTAACTTAGCGAGATGGGCGCGGAACCAGCCGGTCGATGTTCAAAGATTGGACCGAGAGGAGATAATCCACCGGTTAAAGTTGTTTCCATCTAAACAGTTCGCACAACAATTTGAACTTCCAGAGAAATACATCCGACCCAGATGGACCGAGGAACTAGAGGAAGCATTTGATGATTCAGACAACCGAGTCTTAGTAGAAGGCAGCCCCGGAAGCGGGAAATCCGTAGGTATTGAACTCTTTCATCGGAGTTGGGAAGATTCGGATGATTATCGAACTCTTCGATTCTACCTCTATGTGCCGGAAGATGCTGATTCACTAGAAAAGAGGCGAGGCGACCCAGAATGGTTCAGGCACCAGCTTGCTGCTCAGATATATGATACATTTCCAGAAGCGTTTGGAGAAGGTACTCCAGCTCCGGTATGGACGGGAACTGAAGACCTACAACAGTATATTGATAAGGTTGCCCAATGGGCAGAACAAGAGGAACAACAAATTCTATTTATCATTGATGGTCTTGATCATGCACTACGACAGTTTGGAGGTACTTCCGCCACAGAATCCGCTGAAGGCACCGTCCTTGAGGAACTGGGATCGCTTGACTTCCCTAATCCGCTAGGTCTCTTGATGATCAGTCGTGAGATAACGGAGGCTCACGATATTTTACGAGTTGATAATCAAATTGAGGTTCCACGATGGAGTGTGGAGGAGATCAAAGAATATCTTGAGAGAAAGAACATACCTCCCGAGGACGAGTTCGTCAGAAGAGTTGCAGAAATTTCTGGCGGACTCCCTGTCATCATCTCGCATCTCATACGAAAGGCTGAAACTCAGGGAGAAGAAGTAATTGAGGGTCTTCAATCAGCAATCGAGGATGCATCGCACGTTGATGGTGAACTTGAACAGTATTACGATACGATTTGGGAGCCTTTAGAACCGTATGAGCGAGACGTGGTCTCTTTATTCGCATTGAACCCTACAGGGTTACGAGAAGAGACAATTAAATCAGTAGTCGATTTTCCCTACATACAGGAAAGCACGAGGCTTGAAGGTGCACCACTCGCCCATATTTTAGAGTCTACGGCAGATGGACGATTCCGAGTATTCCATGATAGCTTCAGAAAGTTCGTAGAAGACCAGCTGGATCAAGAAGAAATTACACAAGGCCACGAACGCCTCTACGAGTATCTGTTTGACCAGTGTATCAAGTTTCCACAAAACTTGGAGAGTCTAAAGTACCACGCAGAAAATGGACCTGGACGTAGTGCTCTCAAGGAGTTGGCAACTCTTGAGAATCTCCTGTGTTGGTGGCAAGAAGGGATTCATCTCGACCATCTCTCTAAAACGTTAGACTTGGCCTTTGATGTTTCACTTCGAGATGAAGACTATTTCACGGCTGTGGACTGTATCCTTCTTGGAGGTGTTGCCCGAAATATGCTCGATATTTACATGGAAGATAACTCTCGTCTCAGATATTTTGCCGCCCAGTCAGACCTAGGTAGGGCTCTACGCTTAGTAGATCAAATTCGGGGTTACGAAGGCGGCAGCAAGGAAGCCATCGAAGCGATGCAAATCGTGGCTCGGAACTGGGAAGATGAATTGGAGCGAGATTGGCTTGCTGCTTGGGAAGAAGACTATCAAAGAGCTGAGCAGCCGAGCTGGGATCCGGAAGCGTACTTTGAGGTCGCATCTGAAATATTGGAGCCGCAGGAGTTTTGGAAAGCCGCGGGAGAAATTAGGCGAGAGGACAACGGACAACACTTTCCGCGAGAAGTCCTTGCTGCTGTCCAGAATAAACCCGAACTATTGGAGGGCCAACCCGAGCCGCCGGAGTGGTTATTTGAGAATGAATCAGTGGCATTGGAAGCGTGTGAAGACCTAATCCATGATCTTCCGGAGCCATGGCGTGAAGAACTTAAAGAGAATGCCCCGGATTACTCAGACTTATCTTTAGCAGCACTACATACTTTACTCAGATGTGGTGGAGCAGAAGACGAAATCCGAGAGGTTATTGAAAACACCGAACTTGGCGAGCCGATAGATGATTGGGGTCAAGGAGGTTCCCGGTTCTATGAAGTCTACTATACCGGTTCAATAGTTGCAAGTCTTGACGAGTCTCCCGAGGAGCTTCTTGAAACCATAGACCGGATAGCTATCGAGCAACCGCGGTTTCAGAAGCTTCTTGCCATGATGGGGGCGGCCACGACTAGAGACTCTTCGACTCAGAGCCAGCGGTGGGTCGATGCTACCCTTGAGTTCCTTTGTAGAATCTTTGAAGAAGGCCATTTAGTTGATTCAGATGTTCGATATGTAGACCAGTTTCGATATCAGCAAGCAGTTTCTGATATTGCAGGCGCCTTTAGAAAGGTAGTTAAACAGGGTTCAGAGGACCAATTAAGTGAAGCAATCCAACTGAATAAAGAAGCGGACTTTGAAGATCGAACCTTGGAAACGGTTTCCCGATATCTTACTGAAGCATGGGAGGAAGTCAACACGGAAGCTCTCCCGGATGGTATAGATGAGCGTTATGAGAACATATTGAAAAGACCCCCTAGTGAAGAGCCGCCGTCGAGAGAGCTCATGGATTTAGCTGTACGAGCGGCCAAAGAGGGATATGATTCTCGCGCTGAAAATTACGTAGAAGTCGCGGTTGAGCGCTGTTTCCGATATGGTTATCGGAAGGATATTTTCCTTAACGATGTTTGGAAAGGACTTGAAGATGTCGCAGACGGGCAATGGGATCGACATCTCGGCACTGCTATCCAGCTGATTAATTGGGCGAATCTTCTTCATGACCTTACAGACGGGAAAGAGACTCGTCACTTTGAGGGAGTATTCTTAAAATCTCTTCTTGATGCTGATGCCGTTGACTATCATACGGCAGAAAAATATGCTGAACATAACACAACTCAAAGGAAACTCTGGAACTGGCGCTTGGAGAATCCAGATGGAATGACTGCAGAGGAACTGAGAAGTCTCATTTATGTGAAAGAAACGCGGATTCGAAGTCGACGTCATTCAAATAGAGAGCTCCCCTTCTTTTCAAAAGCTGCTGAAGTGGCTGATAATTTCGGTTGGGATGAACTGGTTGTTAAAGCACTACATGCGTTAAATAGGGGAGACTATGTCCGAGACGGTATCAACTCCGATCGAGAACAGAGACTTCGGGACTTGGCATCACAATATGATATAGAGATACCCAGCGACCTGGATTCAGATAATGGTTCCAGTGAATTCGAAGGAGAATCTGTAGAAACAGAATCAGAAGATGACCGCATACATGAAATTCTTTCTCAACATTCAGAAGAGGATCCGGTTTCGGTGGAGAGTGTGGAAGAACTTACGTCAGAGGAACTTTTGAATGCTGGCGAATTGCTCCAAAAGGATATGGTAGGATCACCAAGGTACAATCCGGCTGCAGCAGCTCCAATTTCGCGTGTTTTAGCGGATAGGGGTAATGTGGATGACGCGATTGAGTTGTTGGAGAATGTGATTGCAGAGCGTGATCTTATAAATTCGTGGTTGGGAGGCGGACGTGGCCGCTTTGAGATGGTCGCTGAAGCTTTGCTCGACATAAATGAAGAAAGAGCTCTCCAGAGTGTGCTTAATGGTTGGAGAATGAGCCGCCTTGACACTCAAAGCTATCTTTCGATACTTCCTCAACTATTGTGGATAGTAAAACAGACTGAGGGAGAAATAGCCGCTGAAGAACTATTTTCGCACATGATGAAGTGGATGAGAAGACTTGTATGGCCATACGAAAATCACGTCCAGAAGTGGGGTGTTCTCGAATCAGATGAACATTCGACGAGATAG
- a CDS encoding HalOD1 output domain-containing protein — translation MTTTLMSDVEDVSVAGSVESPPGFEDQTPIYRDRYDPTKDGELATYLTVSVAKVMGVDPLDIEAVEKLPPIYDAIDATAVQRLFFAGDCVGVQRNEIRGAVTFPYAGRVIHIRADGTVSVYESG, via the coding sequence ATGACGACCACGCTCATGAGTGACGTCGAGGATGTCTCCGTCGCAGGTTCCGTTGAGTCGCCACCTGGATTCGAGGATCAAACACCGATCTATCGGGACAGGTACGACCCGACGAAAGACGGAGAACTCGCGACGTATCTGACCGTATCAGTTGCGAAGGTGATGGGCGTCGACCCCCTCGACATCGAAGCGGTCGAAAAGCTGCCTCCAATTTACGACGCTATCGACGCCACTGCGGTACAGCGTCTGTTTTTTGCGGGAGACTGCGTCGGAGTTCAGCGAAACGAGATTCGAGGTGCCGTAACCTTCCCGTACGCCGGTCGCGTGATCCACATACGCGCGGACGGTACCGTCTCAGTCTACGAATCTGGGTAA
- a CDS encoding ABC transporter ATP-binding protein, with the protein MVDDIENVSRREKLNALLDVARFDPKFTLVIVSLGLLAAALEGVGLSFILPIIEIVQLEDPVAEADGFLEYFVLVYQTLGIPFTLGYVVVGVTGVMIVRYTTTFLVGWFQAALTNYYIRDLQNRAYGSALNAHVAYFDEEGSDDILNAIITETRYGARVIRHTVRFMERLFLSLVYLLIALIISPLLTLMAIGILGFLTVFLRWVVEPGYELGDIVADANERRQEAAQAGTQGVRDVRIFNLTQELFEDFTNAVDRYTRNKIKLRRNEAAISSFYNLGVAVSVFVLIYLALTLANLSIGALGVFLFAMYQLGPKVSSLNKLYYKIENNLPHLIRTQTFIKELNQREEVNNAETSVPNAIRHVEFDDVWFSYDDEESVLKGVDFEVEKGEFVAFVGQSGAGKSTIVSLLARLYRLDHGVIRANGIPIDEMDINEWRERIAVVRQSPFIFNDTLEYNLTIGNRTATRNELDRACRIAKVDEFFEELPNGYDSQLGDDGVRLSGGQKQRVALARALLTDADLLLLDEATSDLDSHLEQKVQRAIEAMDRDYAMIAIAHRLSTVENADRIYTMEDGEITEVGTHQELINQNGRYANLYAIQS; encoded by the coding sequence ATGGTAGACGACATCGAGAACGTTTCTCGACGCGAGAAACTGAATGCCCTCCTGGACGTGGCCAGGTTTGATCCGAAGTTCACTCTAGTGATCGTGTCACTCGGTCTATTGGCTGCAGCCCTTGAAGGCGTGGGGTTGAGTTTCATCCTGCCGATCATCGAGATCGTGCAACTTGAAGATCCCGTCGCGGAGGCCGACGGGTTTCTGGAGTATTTTGTCCTGGTCTATCAGACGCTCGGAATCCCGTTTACTCTCGGCTATGTCGTGGTCGGAGTAACGGGAGTAATGATCGTTCGATACACGACGACCTTTCTCGTCGGCTGGTTTCAGGCGGCGCTGACAAACTATTACATCCGCGATCTTCAAAACCGGGCGTACGGAAGCGCACTGAATGCCCACGTCGCATATTTTGACGAAGAAGGATCTGATGACATTTTGAACGCGATCATCACAGAAACGAGATACGGAGCCCGCGTCATCCGACACACCGTTCGATTCATGGAACGGTTGTTCTTGTCGCTGGTGTATCTGTTAATCGCACTCATCATTTCACCGTTACTCACGTTGATGGCGATCGGTATTCTGGGCTTTCTGACAGTCTTCCTTCGATGGGTCGTCGAGCCCGGTTACGAACTCGGGGATATCGTCGCTGACGCGAACGAACGACGCCAGGAGGCCGCACAAGCTGGGACGCAAGGGGTTCGCGACGTCCGAATTTTCAACCTCACCCAGGAACTGTTCGAGGATTTCACGAATGCTGTCGATCGGTATACGAGAAACAAAATCAAACTCCGGCGAAACGAGGCAGCAATCAGTAGCTTCTACAATCTCGGAGTTGCAGTCTCGGTTTTCGTGTTGATCTATCTGGCGCTTACGCTTGCGAATCTGTCTATTGGTGCCCTCGGTGTATTTTTGTTCGCCATGTATCAACTCGGCCCCAAAGTGAGTTCATTGAATAAACTGTACTACAAAATCGAAAACAATTTGCCTCATCTCATCCGGACGCAGACGTTCATCAAAGAGTTGAACCAACGAGAAGAGGTGAACAACGCAGAAACTTCGGTCCCGAACGCGATTCGACACGTCGAATTCGACGACGTGTGGTTTTCGTATGACGATGAGGAATCAGTACTCAAAGGTGTCGACTTTGAGGTCGAGAAGGGTGAATTCGTCGCGTTCGTCGGCCAGTCGGGAGCCGGAAAGTCGACCATCGTATCGTTGTTGGCTCGATTGTACCGGCTGGACCACGGTGTGATTCGAGCCAACGGGATCCCGATCGACGAGATGGACATCAACGAGTGGCGCGAACGAATCGCGGTGGTTCGGCAGAGCCCGTTCATTTTCAATGACACGCTCGAGTACAACCTCACGATCGGCAACAGGACGGCGACACGCAACGAGCTCGATCGAGCCTGTCGAATTGCGAAAGTAGACGAGTTCTTCGAGGAGTTACCGAACGGGTACGATTCCCAGCTTGGCGACGACGGGGTTCGTCTCTCGGGAGGACAGAAACAACGTGTCGCCCTGGCCCGTGCGCTGTTGACGGATGCGGACCTGTTGTTGCTGGACGAGGCGACGAGCGATCTGGATTCGCACCTGGAGCAGAAAGTACAGCGGGCGATCGAAGCGATGGATCGGGATTATGCGATGATTGCGATTGCCCACCGGTTGTCGACCGTAGAGAACGCGGACCGCATATATACAATGGAAGATGGCGAAATTACGGAGGTCGGCACCCATCAAGAATTGATTAATCAGAATGGTCGCTACGCAAACTTGTACGCAATTCAGTCGTAG
- the rfbB gene encoding dTDP-glucose 4,6-dehydratase, which yields MKILVTGGAGFIGSNFVQYMLTEHDDVEIITLDALTYAGSKGNLEPVIDDPRHTFVEGDIRDRDVVADLVADVDVIANFAAESHVDRSIDGSKPFVTTNVQGTQTLLDAAKETGVERFLQISTDEVYGQILDGNFSEDDQLNPRNPYAATKAGADLLAQSFHITHDVPVVITRTCNNFGPRQHPEKLIPKFIQNAAVGTPLPVYGDGSNVREWIYVEDNCRALDLVLREGAVGEIYNIGSHIEKTNLEVTEAILDVVGADDDLIKFVEDRAGHDQRYALETGKIEALGWEPDYTFERGLERTVNYYLDEG from the coding sequence ATGAAAATTCTCGTCACAGGCGGAGCCGGGTTTATTGGATCGAACTTCGTTCAGTACATGCTCACGGAACACGATGATGTTGAGATAATTACGCTGGACGCCCTGACATACGCGGGCTCGAAAGGAAATCTCGAACCAGTGATTGACGACCCGCGTCACACGTTTGTGGAAGGCGATATACGCGACCGCGATGTTGTTGCAGATCTCGTTGCTGACGTCGATGTCATTGCCAACTTTGCCGCGGAATCCCACGTAGATCGATCAATCGACGGCTCGAAGCCGTTCGTGACGACGAACGTCCAGGGGACGCAAACACTCCTCGACGCCGCAAAAGAAACCGGCGTCGAACGGTTCCTCCAGATTTCGACTGACGAAGTGTACGGCCAGATTCTCGACGGGAACTTCTCCGAGGACGATCAGCTCAATCCTCGCAACCCGTATGCAGCGACGAAGGCTGGTGCTGACCTGCTCGCACAGAGCTTCCACATCACCCACGACGTCCCCGTGGTTATCACGCGTACGTGTAACAATTTCGGGCCCCGCCAGCACCCGGAGAAGCTCATTCCAAAGTTCATCCAAAACGCTGCAGTCGGAACTCCGCTCCCGGTATACGGCGACGGTTCTAACGTGCGGGAGTGGATCTACGTCGAAGACAACTGTCGCGCACTCGATCTGGTTCTCAGGGAGGGTGCTGTTGGAGAAATATATAACATCGGCAGCCACATAGAAAAGACGAATCTCGAAGTCACCGAAGCGATTCTGGATGTCGTCGGGGCAGATGACGATCTAATCAAATTTGTAGAGGATCGTGCCGGCCATGACCAGCGCTACGCACTCGAAACGGGGAAAATCGAAGCGCTGGGCTGGGAACCAGACTATACGTTCGAACGGGGGCTCGAACGGACTGTTAATTATTACCTGGATGAGGGCTGA
- a CDS encoding NAD(P)-dependent oxidoreductase, with the protein MQNWNSENVLITGGLGFTGSNLASQLVNQGANVTLLDIVRSEEKLHSIRHIRDEVRVIDSDIRDGEIVDNAVTETDVVFHLASKTSRSEANENPRENLEINCRGPLNVLESAASCEDPPHVIYASSLAVVGNVSETIDESTVPNPVDMYGINKGAVEEYCKLYTRIKDVPTTAVRPANLYGPHAPLYATGYGIINQFVGAALRDETLPVFEPSDTREFLYIDDMVDALTRIAGDQTAFGECYVLSTGRSLTMKRAAEMVVDIAGSGSIDLVPWTDSWQEIRRGDVSTDPSKIESELGWTTNVSLEEGLERTFEFYRENDRYL; encoded by the coding sequence ATGCAGAACTGGAACTCTGAAAACGTGTTAATCACGGGGGGGCTCGGGTTCACCGGAAGTAACCTGGCCAGTCAACTGGTAAATCAGGGAGCGAATGTTACACTACTGGATATCGTCCGGAGCGAAGAAAAGCTTCACAGTATTCGGCATATCCGCGATGAAGTACGGGTCATCGATAGTGACATCCGTGATGGCGAGATCGTAGACAACGCCGTCACGGAGACGGACGTGGTCTTCCACCTGGCTTCAAAGACCAGTCGAAGTGAGGCCAACGAGAACCCCAGAGAAAATCTCGAGATCAATTGTCGGGGGCCGTTAAACGTCCTAGAGTCAGCGGCCAGTTGCGAGGATCCACCGCACGTGATTTACGCCAGTTCACTGGCTGTGGTCGGCAACGTTTCGGAAACTATTGACGAATCTACCGTGCCGAACCCTGTTGATATGTATGGGATCAACAAGGGCGCCGTCGAAGAGTATTGTAAACTCTACACGCGTATCAAAGACGTTCCGACAACTGCCGTCAGGCCAGCAAATCTTTATGGCCCCCATGCGCCACTTTATGCCACCGGATACGGGATTATCAACCAGTTTGTGGGCGCGGCCCTCCGTGACGAAACCCTTCCAGTATTTGAACCGAGTGACACGAGAGAGTTTCTCTACATTGATGATATGGTAGATGCTCTAACCCGTATCGCCGGGGATCAGACGGCGTTCGGTGAGTGCTATGTACTGAGTACAGGTCGGTCACTGACAATGAAACGAGCAGCTGAAATGGTTGTAGATATCGCTGGCAGTGGTTCGATAGACCTCGTGCCGTGGACCGACTCGTGGCAAGAAATCAGACGCGGGGACGTCTCCACTGATCCATCAAAGATCGAATCTGAACTGGGTTGGACTACGAACGTCTCCCTGGAAGAAGGTCTCGAGCGCACGTTCGAGTTTTATCGCGAAAACGACCGTTACCTGTGA
- a CDS encoding metal-dependent hydrolase has product MWPWEHVFFAYVFYSIYRHLKYGDSPSGPATVALAFGSVLPDLIDKPLAWQFGIVESGYTVGHSILVTVPLLFGIYLLARRRDRAREGGAFAVGYFLHIVGDVLPISLRRGELYVDHVLWPVVVVDPTRTHYGLTDGVAYHLTMYVQGLVALEVTPVVALQLGSLVCGLLLWRVDGYPGVRTVIDGFGSLVQAALDVSRHG; this is encoded by the coding sequence ATGTGGCCCTGGGAGCACGTGTTTTTTGCGTACGTCTTCTATTCGATTTATCGACACCTCAAATACGGGGACTCCCCGTCGGGACCTGCGACGGTCGCCCTCGCGTTCGGGTCGGTCCTCCCGGATCTGATCGACAAACCGCTCGCCTGGCAGTTCGGAATCGTCGAATCGGGCTACACCGTCGGTCATTCGATTTTGGTGACGGTTCCCCTCCTGTTCGGAATCTACCTGCTGGCTCGGCGTCGTGACCGTGCCCGCGAGGGGGGCGCGTTCGCAGTCGGATATTTCCTCCACATCGTCGGCGACGTGCTTCCGATATCTCTTCGTCGAGGAGAGCTGTACGTCGACCACGTCCTGTGGCCAGTTGTCGTCGTAGATCCCACACGCACCCACTACGGGCTCACAGACGGCGTCGCGTATCATCTGACCATGTACGTGCAAGGACTCGTCGCGCTCGAAGTAACGCCAGTGGTCGCGTTACAGCTCGGCTCCCTCGTCTGTGGCCTGCTCCTGTGGAGAGTCGACGGCTACCCGGGAGTTCGCACTGTCATTGACGGCTTCGGTTCACTCGTGCAGGCCGCACTGGATGTCTCCAGACACGGGTGA